A window of the Virgibacillus pantothenticus genome harbors these coding sequences:
- a CDS encoding ABC transporter substrate-binding protein, whose translation MNKKLVAKTVNPHGVIDRIKSQNADKEVFRIGISANLGGHTRELYSGVGLAVQEYLNEEERAYNIELLWEESSFEQGSTRRAANLLVNRGAEAIIGHLSANQSLVAASIYSDIGIPFLAPGTTHPLLTEQGYDNILRVCGRDENMASEMVKFAKKLVCNNQLQIVYQQNNYGEQLSMLLKRSIKEKGLHVKKSLIISENVIADIDNEDTILFAGTYEGAVLLTEQIKKSNFRGAVIFGDDIFVADFPILINDSKQLYTVSTKKELYSVNYEEFSKKYSELACMNPAAYSVTSYLAAKILLKNIEILKKEGYKKLVNRLKSGVLIGNKEISFSPNGDVLDFEWDIYRIKNKGFLNVNRSDL comes from the coding sequence ATGAATAAAAAACTTGTAGCAAAAACTGTTAACCCTCATGGGGTAATTGATAGGATAAAATCTCAAAATGCCGATAAAGAAGTTTTTAGAATCGGTATTAGCGCTAATTTAGGTGGGCATACAAGAGAATTGTATTCAGGGGTAGGGCTTGCAGTTCAAGAATATTTAAACGAAGAAGAGAGAGCTTATAACATTGAATTATTATGGGAAGAGAGCTCATTCGAACAGGGTTCTACAAGAAGGGCAGCAAACCTGTTAGTAAATAGAGGGGCTGAAGCTATAATTGGCCATTTGAGCGCAAATCAATCACTTGTAGCAGCTAGTATATATTCAGATATAGGCATTCCCTTTCTTGCTCCCGGCACTACACACCCTCTGTTAACTGAACAAGGGTACGATAATATCCTTAGAGTCTGTGGTAGAGATGAGAATATGGCTTCTGAAATGGTCAAGTTTGCGAAAAAATTGGTCTGTAATAATCAATTACAAATCGTTTATCAGCAAAATAATTATGGTGAACAGTTATCAATGTTACTTAAGAGATCAATAAAAGAAAAAGGTCTTCATGTTAAAAAATCCTTAATAATTAGTGAAAATGTGATAGCAGATATTGACAATGAAGATACCATATTATTTGCAGGCACTTATGAAGGAGCAGTATTATTAACGGAGCAAATAAAAAAATCTAATTTTAGGGGTGCGGTTATATTTGGTGATGATATTTTTGTTGCTGACTTCCCAATTCTTATAAATGATAGCAAACAACTTTATACGGTTTCGACAAAGAAAGAACTCTATAGCGTTAATTATGAGGAATTCTCTAAAAAGTATAGCGAATTAGCCTGTATGAATCCTGCCGCTTATTCGGTTACAAGTTATCTTGCAGCAAAGATTCTACTAAAAAATATCGAAATATTGAAAAAAGAGGGTTATAAAAAGCTAGTAAACAGGTTAAAAAGTGGTGTTTTAATAGGGAACAAGGAAATTTCTTTTTCACCAAATGGAGATGTTTTAGATTTTGAGTGGGATATTTACAGAATAAAAAACAAAGGATTCTTAAATGTGAATAGGAGTGATTTATAA
- a CDS encoding SIS domain-containing protein, translated as MYDEIVLQPEYLKKLFLSFKFQNHDKIFSVLKDSNRIFLVGCGTSYNAALSSFSISQIIFKKENKFRAIPARELMSPDISLNNKDVVIAFSHSGDTKATFDCIEMANQNNCKTILVTGNIDSRCANISDFVFTYGYQKDKSLAHTITYTLSVFLMLLIMGILSRRMGGVAIDDRINSIAIQLPSLFENIINRRKEIKKIAESLKSKFYVICGNESTIGVAHEAALKFGEVHYTPTISMDIEQIFHGPLVMCNKDTTILVTASNINIDSRISDLFKASRIIGSTSVLFTTEKSSVTNSNYVFHMPDCHELLVPLLYTLPMQLISYYISINKKLNPDYIRRDQLAYKEAREAYE; from the coding sequence ATGTATGATGAAATTGTGTTACAACCAGAATATTTAAAGAAACTCTTTCTATCCTTTAAATTTCAAAATCACGATAAAATTTTTAGTGTCTTAAAAGATAGTAATAGAATTTTTCTTGTTGGATGTGGAACTTCTTATAACGCAGCTTTGTCCAGTTTTAGTATCAGTCAAATTATTTTTAAAAAAGAAAATAAGTTTAGAGCAATACCAGCTCGAGAATTAATGTCTCCAGACATTTCCCTAAACAATAAGGATGTAGTAATTGCTTTCTCTCATTCCGGTGACACAAAAGCTACGTTTGATTGTATAGAAATGGCGAATCAGAACAACTGCAAAACCATATTGGTTACTGGTAATATTGATAGTAGATGTGCAAATATATCCGATTTTGTCTTTACGTATGGGTACCAAAAAGATAAGTCTCTTGCACATACAATCACCTATACACTAAGTGTTTTCCTCATGTTACTAATTATGGGAATATTATCAAGGAGGATGGGGGGTGTTGCTATAGACGATAGAATTAATTCTATAGCTATTCAGTTACCTTCTCTTTTCGAGAATATTATTAACCGTAGAAAAGAAATTAAAAAAATCGCAGAAAGTCTAAAAAGTAAATTTTATGTTATTTGTGGCAATGAAAGCACCATCGGTGTAGCTCATGAAGCAGCATTGAAGTTTGGGGAAGTTCACTATACTCCTACAATTAGTATGGATATAGAACAAATATTCCATGGACCATTAGTAATGTGTAATAAAGATACTACAATATTAGTAACCGCTAGCAATATTAATATAGACAGTAGAATATCTGATCTATTTAAGGCAAGTAGGATTATTGGTAGTACATCAGTACTTTTTACAACCGAAAAAAGCAGTGTGACTAATTCTAATTATGTGTTTCATATGCCAGATTGCCATGAACTCTTAGTTCCATTACTGTACACTTTACCAATGCAACTGATTAGCTATTATATCTCAATAAACAAAAAACTAAACCCAGATTACATCCGTAGAGATCAGTTAGCCTATAAAGAAGCGCGTGAAGCCTATGAATAA
- a CDS encoding NAD(P)/FAD-dependent oxidoreductase, whose translation MNYDVIVVGGGIVGASIAFYLTKTKGINVLLCEKGKPPGDGATSISGGLIRVHHTNKANQYLSFRSLQIYRELMKNRKMDFGYNPIGFSLIVSPEYVKNLNNNVQYMNKLKLPTIIYSPQDYSLREKFINVENIGAISYEPLGGYGDPAKSSITFLNEALKQGLNLMEGTEAEKLLIKKDKVVGVKTNFANIYSKQVIIASNFWSKKLTKQLEFNIPLYTKRLGVVFAHTHNYNVLSHSYIDDTSDTYMRPLPDGRILIGIKSSDCNTNIDHLSKKIHYNEAEEALFRASKRFPVLSKAKLLGGRIGFDSYTPDQYPIIGQSEIEGLYLSIGFSGGGYKIAPAVGEFIAEEITGNKKTNELKYYGLERFKDYNNTYFQTSNMYKYM comes from the coding sequence ATGAACTATGATGTAATAGTTGTTGGGGGAGGAATAGTAGGAGCAAGTATTGCTTTTTATCTTACTAAAACTAAAGGTATTAATGTCTTATTATGCGAAAAAGGGAAACCGCCAGGTGATGGTGCAACTAGTATTTCTGGAGGGTTAATAAGAGTACATCATACGAATAAAGCAAATCAATATTTGTCTTTTAGAAGTTTACAAATATATAGGGAGCTTATGAAAAACAGAAAAATGGATTTTGGTTATAATCCAATCGGTTTTTCATTAATTGTTAGTCCCGAATACGTTAAAAATCTAAACAACAATGTACAGTATATGAACAAATTAAAGCTACCAACAATAATTTATTCTCCACAAGATTATAGTTTAAGGGAAAAATTTATTAACGTGGAGAATATAGGCGCTATATCTTACGAACCACTTGGAGGATATGGTGACCCAGCAAAATCGAGTATAACTTTCTTAAATGAGGCATTAAAGCAAGGGCTTAATTTAATGGAAGGAACAGAAGCCGAAAAGTTATTAATTAAGAAAGATAAAGTAGTTGGTGTGAAGACGAATTTTGCAAACATCTATTCTAAACAAGTAATAATCGCTTCAAATTTTTGGAGCAAAAAGCTTACGAAACAACTAGAATTTAACATACCCTTATATACCAAACGATTAGGTGTTGTATTTGCACATACACACAATTATAATGTTCTTTCTCATTCTTATATCGATGATACTTCTGATACGTACATGAGACCACTTCCCGACGGAAGAATTCTAATAGGAATAAAGTCTTCTGATTGTAATACGAATATTGACCATTTAAGCAAAAAAATCCATTATAACGAGGCTGAAGAAGCTCTATTTAGGGCTTCTAAAAGGTTTCCAGTTCTAAGTAAAGCAAAACTTTTAGGTGGACGTATTGGATTTGATAGCTATACCCCTGATCAATATCCTATTATTGGACAATCGGAAATAGAAGGGTTGTATCTATCAATAGGTTTTAGTGGAGGAGGCTACAAAATTGCTCCTGCAGTTGGTGAATTTATAGCTGAAGAAATAACTGGAAATAAAAAAACTAATGAACTTAAGTATTACGGACTGGAACGATTTAAGGATTATAATAACACCTATTTTCAAACAAGTAACATGTATAAATATATGTAA
- a CDS encoding aspartate aminotransferase family protein — MKVQYSDKVSQVWPLFTNVDIDYGKDVHLYDRLGRKFIDFTSGIGVTNTGHCHPRIVNAIKEQSEKLLHGQTTILYNSMVDQLSYSLQKILPEELNCFFFSNSGSEAVESAIKLVRHATGKPNIICFQGGYHGRSIGALSLTTAKSVYRSGYQPLMPGVFVSPHPYFKQYQGEDTEKRTKQCLDELEHLLNSQSSPSETAAMIIEPVLGEGGYVSPSKEFIKGVRELCNKHDILLIFDEIQTGFGRTGEYFAFKHFDVVPDILVVAKGIASGLPLSGIVANKKLMDKWIPGSHGGTYGPNPLSMAAAIETIKVLEEEDLINNSKQMGSYLLSGLEKFKNEYTEIVDVRGKGLMVGCEFVNENGSPGTLIAEEVRKENLSQGLILLTCGPYNQVIRWIPPLTVKKSDIDRALTIFGSALKNSLGRKNEL, encoded by the coding sequence TTGAAAGTACAGTACTCGGATAAAGTCTCGCAAGTATGGCCACTGTTTACTAACGTCGATATAGACTATGGGAAAGATGTCCATTTATATGACCGTTTAGGTAGGAAATTTATTGATTTTACATCAGGAATCGGGGTTACTAATACTGGTCATTGTCACCCTAGAATAGTTAATGCAATCAAAGAACAATCCGAAAAGTTATTACATGGACAAACAACAATCCTATATAACTCAATGGTGGATCAACTATCGTACTCTCTTCAAAAGATTTTACCAGAAGAATTGAATTGCTTCTTTTTTTCTAATAGTGGAAGTGAGGCAGTAGAAAGTGCTATCAAATTAGTACGTCATGCGACTGGAAAGCCTAATATTATTTGTTTTCAGGGAGGTTATCATGGTCGTTCTATCGGAGCTCTATCATTAACCACTGCCAAATCAGTATATCGATCGGGTTATCAACCTCTTATGCCGGGTGTATTCGTTAGCCCTCATCCTTATTTCAAACAATATCAAGGAGAGGATACAGAAAAGAGGACAAAACAATGTTTAGATGAACTGGAACATTTGCTAAACTCTCAATCTTCACCAAGTGAAACAGCAGCTATGATAATTGAACCAGTATTAGGAGAAGGAGGGTATGTATCGCCTTCCAAAGAATTTATTAAGGGGGTAAGAGAACTATGTAATAAGCATGATATACTCTTAATTTTTGATGAAATACAAACTGGATTTGGAAGAACTGGGGAATATTTTGCATTTAAACATTTTGATGTTGTACCAGACATACTTGTTGTTGCAAAAGGAATAGCTTCTGGATTACCTCTAAGTGGGATAGTTGCAAATAAAAAGCTTATGGATAAATGGATTCCTGGTTCGCATGGTGGCACATATGGACCTAATCCTCTATCTATGGCTGCAGCTATTGAAACTATCAAAGTATTAGAAGAAGAAGATCTTATAAATAATTCTAAGCAGATGGGTAGTTATCTATTGTCTGGATTAGAAAAATTTAAAAATGAATATACCGAAATCGTTGATGTACGCGGAAAAGGTCTAATGGTTGGTTGTGAATTTGTTAATGAAAATGGCAGTCCTGGGACTTTAATAGCTGAAGAAGTCAGAAAAGAAAATCTATCACAAGGATTAATATTATTGACGTGTGGGCCATACAATCAAGTGATTAGATGGATACCCCCACTGACAGTAAAGAAAAGCGACATTGATAGAGCTTTAACTATTTTCGGTTCGGCTTTGAAGAATAGTTTAGGTAGAAAAAATGAACTATGA
- a CDS encoding SidA/IucD/PvdA family monooxygenase yields the protein MYRNYYDLVGVGFGPAGIALETAIRDSEESSGEEVYKRVFLEKNSDSAWMPEMLLPGTDIQHHFLRDFATPRNPRSQYTFSNYLFEKERLFTFGLLGHPSRTEWSDYVQWVSMKIDNKAQFNEEVKLVEPIVVENYVEGLKVHTINNLNNKKNIYHTKSLILNSGRKPYIPSLFKNKQGDKVFHASKFKSSIQNISSDNNPTFTVIGSGQNSVEIILYLANKFPNSKINSVIRHTGFRLYELGHFTNEVFFPDFTNYFYSLTQKDRDKLFEQIKHTNYSAVDDDVSESLYWKMYEDKIRGEEQIELHRCKEIIDLSGHKGNYLLNIKDIYNKEESYINTDYIILCTGFFEEEYPEILQPMKEHLNYNKDNSIQVSKDYKVNTKSNVRANIYLNGLTERTHGIGDAASFTMMATKAQRILDSIDKNNLIKEGDLF from the coding sequence ATGTATAGAAATTATTATGATCTTGTTGGTGTAGGATTTGGCCCAGCTGGAATTGCCTTAGAAACTGCAATTAGAGATTCAGAGGAAAGTAGTGGGGAGGAAGTTTACAAAAGAGTCTTTTTAGAAAAAAACAGTGACTCTGCATGGATGCCTGAGATGTTATTACCTGGTACAGATATTCAGCATCACTTTTTAAGGGATTTTGCAACACCTCGAAATCCAAGGAGTCAATATACATTTTCAAATTATCTATTTGAAAAAGAAAGATTGTTCACTTTTGGTTTGTTAGGTCACCCAAGTCGTACTGAATGGTCTGATTATGTTCAATGGGTGTCTATGAAAATCGATAATAAAGCTCAATTTAACGAAGAAGTTAAGCTTGTTGAACCAATAGTTGTAGAGAATTATGTAGAAGGCCTTAAGGTGCACACCATAAATAATTTAAACAATAAGAAAAATATTTATCATACTAAAAGTCTTATCTTGAATTCCGGTAGAAAACCCTATATACCTAGCTTGTTTAAAAATAAACAAGGTGACAAGGTTTTCCATGCAAGTAAGTTTAAAAGTTCAATACAGAATATTAGTAGTGATAATAACCCTACCTTTACAGTAATTGGTTCTGGGCAGAATTCTGTAGAAATAATTCTTTATCTAGCAAATAAGTTCCCAAACTCAAAAATTAATTCGGTTATTAGACATACAGGTTTTCGACTATATGAACTAGGTCATTTCACAAATGAAGTTTTTTTCCCTGACTTTACAAATTATTTTTACTCCTTAACACAAAAGGATCGAGATAAACTCTTCGAGCAAATCAAGCATACAAACTATTCAGCAGTCGACGATGATGTCAGCGAGTCCTTATATTGGAAAATGTATGAGGATAAGATTAGAGGTGAAGAACAGATAGAATTACATCGTTGTAAAGAAATAATCGATTTATCGGGACATAAAGGTAATTACTTATTAAATATCAAAGACATATATAACAAGGAAGAAAGTTACATTAATACAGATTACATTATTCTGTGCACTGGTTTTTTTGAGGAGGAGTATCCTGAAATTCTTCAACCAATGAAAGAGCACCTTAATTATAACAAAGATAATAGTATTCAAGTTTCCAAGGATTATAAAGTAAATACTAAATCTAATGTTAGAGCAAATATTTACCTTAATGGGTTAACAGAAAGGACTCATGGAATTGGAGATGCGGCTTCTTTTACTATGATGGCTACAAAAGCACAAAGAATACTTGATTCAATAGATAAAAACAATTTGATAAAAGAAGGTGATTTATTTTGA